CTCCACGCCGTCCACCGCAGATTCCTGGCCGCGCTGGCCGCGCACACTCCACTGCTGCCCGGCTCCGACGCGATGGCGTTCATCGATGTCGACTCCACCCACAAACGCGTCTACGGCCGGACCAAGCAGGGCGCCGAGTACGGCCGGTTCAAAGGCATCCGCACCCTGCACCCTCTCCTCGCCACGATCTGCACCCCGCACGCGCGGCCGGTGATCGCCGGGGTCCGGATGCGACGCGGCAAAGCAGCCGACTCCCGGGGCGCCCCGAAATTCGTGAGCGAGGCCCTGGCCACCGCCGTCGAGGCCGGCTGCACCGGCATGCGCATTCTGCGGGCCGACTCGCAGTTCTACAACGCCGGGGTGATCGCCGCCTGCCACCGGGCCGGAGCCCACTTCTCGATCACCACCGGCATGAACCCCTCCATCAAACGAGCCGTCCACAGCATTCCCGACGACGCCTGGCAACACATCAGTTACCCGACCGCGGTGCCCGACCCCGAGACCGGTGAACTCATCTCGGACGCCGAAGTCGCCGAGATACCCCAATACAGCGCCTTCGCGAGCCGCAAAAGGAGCGAGCGGGTCACCGCCCGGCTGATCGTGCGCCGCGTCCGTGACCTGGCCAAACCCGCCGTCATGGGTGAACAGGGCGAGCTGTTTCCCGTCTGGCGCTACCACCCCTTCTTCACCGACCAGCCCGCCGCAACCCTGCAAGCCGAGCGGGAACACCGGCACCACGCGGTGGTCGAGCAGGTCATCGCCGACACCAAAGCCGGCGCCCTGACCCACCTGCCCTCCGGGCACTTCCACGCCAACGCCGCCTGGCTGACCCTGTGGGCGATGACCTACAACCTGCTGCGGGCCACCGGTGCACTGACCTCGCCCTTCCATACCAAGGCCACCACCGCCACCCTCCGCAGCCACCTGGTTCAGGTCCCGGCCCGGATCGCCCGCTCCGCACGACGCATCACCCTGCACCTGCCACACAACTGGCCCTGGCAGCACGCCTGGACACACCTCTTCGACACTGTCCACGACCCACCCGCACCGGCCTGATCCCCCCTGACCACCCCGCCCGCCAGGGCCCGACCGGAACCGAACCCGTGGAAAAGCTGGGCAGACCAGCAGCTACAACCTGCCCATCCACGACCACCGACCGAAACCAGCCCACAAAACGACCAAGAGATCATCTTCAGAGCGCGTCGGTGGATCGAGGCTAAGAGACACGCCCTAGCCGCGGCTCAGGCGGCAGGGAACGCGTGACCGTGGGGGCGTGGCGGAGTTTCGGGACGACGGTGGGCAGTTGGCGGCCGGCGAGCAGCCGTGCTCCGGCGGCGGTGATGAACGGGCCGAACGCGACGGAGAACCAGGGCAGTTGCTGTTGGACCTGTCCGGCGACGGGCTGGACGGCGAGGCCGAAGATGCCGAAGAGGGCGGCGAATCCTGTGGTCATCGCATGGCGGCGAGCGCGCGTCCCACGGCGGTGCGCACCGATCGGTTGCTCGCCGTGTCCAAGCGGCAGCCCCAGCCTCGCAAGAGGCGATAGACGGTGTCGACCTCCCGGTCCACGATCTTGGGGGCGAAGACCGTGCGGGCCAAGCGCAGCCGTTCGAGGCTGAGGAACAGGGCCTCGTCCACGGGCGCACAGCAGTTCCGCCGCCGACGGCAGGGGCGCCGCCCCGGCGAGCACCCCCGCCGGGGCGGCGGGCAGCGCCCGCGCAGCCCCCCTCGGCCGAGCCGGACAACCCCCGCTCTACGCGCCCGGCCCCCGGCCCCGCGGCCGCTCGGGACCCGAGCGGCGAAGGTGCGCGGGCTGCCCGGTGGCGCCGGGTGCGGCGCCCTGGCCCGGGACGGAGGGCGTGCCGGGCGTCGCGCGCGGTGTCGTACCGGGCGTCGTGCCGGGCGTCGTGCCCGGCGTCGTACCCGGTGGCGTGCCCGGTGTCGTCGAGCGGGCCCTGGCCGCGGCGGCCGGTCCCCGCTCCGGCTGCCCGGCCGGCGTCATCAGCCCCGCGGCCAGCGCGTCGATCCGGTCAAGGCGCTCGCTCCACTCCGGGCCCATGTGGGTGCGCAGCTTGTGCTGCACGGCGCGGAAGTCGGCGCTCTCCTTCGCCGTCCAGGGACGCGAGCGCTCCGTCTCGACCGCTGCGCGCAGGCCCGGCTCGCTCTGCCACCGGCCGGCAGTGACCGTGTTGGTGTAGCGCGGCGCGCCCTCGCCGCGGCGGAAGACCGCGACCTGGTCGGCCGGCCGGGCCACGTCGATGCGATCGGCAAGGTCGAGGATGCCCCGGTAGGACTGGTCCGCGTTGGCCTGGACGGTGAGCCGCCCGTGGCCGCGTTCTGCGACCTGCTCGAAGTAGCGGTTGACGATGCCCTGGTCGCTCTGCGCCTGGGACACCGCCAGGAACATCGCCTCGACGCGGAAGCCGGCCTGACGGTACGCCAGCATGGTCCGCTCCACCGCCACCGCGTCCTGCGAGGTCTCCTGGATGACCGCGTTCAGCCTGTGCTCGCGGACGTACTCGTGCGCCTTGGCCATCCACGACCTGCCGTCCGCCCGGGTGTACGCCGCCATCAACTTGTCGTCCTGCGCCAGAAGTTCGTCGTAGCGCGGGTGGAAGGGCTTGTACAGATCGCTGTCGACGTCGACGAAACCGCCGCGCTTGTTCAGCACCTCGGCGACCATGGCGGTCACCCTGCTCTTGCCCGCCCCGGGCTGGCCCACCAGGAACACGACCGCCGGCGTCTGCTGCGGCGTGCGGCCGGACAGCAGATCCGGGACGATCTGCTCGCTGAAGATACGGCGGTTGACCGCCTCGGGCAGCAGGTAGCGGGCGGCATCTCCGGGAGCCGTCACCGTCGGACCTCGCGGATCTGCCGGGCCAGCTCGGTCATCTCCCGGCGGGTGCGGGCGATCGCTGCGTGATCGGCGGGGTCCAGGCTCTCCCGCAGACGCTGCACCTCGCGACGGCCGGCGATGGCTGCGGCGATCGCCTGCGCGTCGGGCTCGGGCCTGGCCTCCTCGGCGGCGATCCGCGCGCTGTAGGCGCCGACCACGCCGTTGACGGCCTCGATCGCCGCCTCGTACGCGACGGCCTCCTCACTGTCCCACTCAAAGCCCCGCATCTGGCCGAGAACCGACGGGTTCTCCCCACTCGCACTCGCACTCATCACGCGTCCCCTCTCGTCACCGGTCTGTTCACCCGTCAAGTCGCTGATCCCTTTGCTGCCGGTTCCATGCACAGCCCACCCGTTGCCGGCCGAGTCCCCCGGTAAGGGATGCAACGCAGCGTGCGGGGGCACGCCGCGGGTCTGAAGCAGGCTCCACAGGCCCGGCGGATGAGGTTGCGGAGGGACATGACTTCACCGCGGAGCCGGATTGGGCTCAGGTGTATGCCGCCCGGTCGGCGGCGACCGGGCGGAAGCTGAACGTGGACGACGAACTCGCGGCGGCACTGTACGGCGGCCACCGCGGCGAGTCCCAGGCCCAGGACGGCTACCGACTCGACGACCGACGGGCCGGTGGGATCGTCGAGTTGCCGGCCCGGCGCAAGGTCTGGCCGTGCCGGGCACGGTGATGTTGACGTATTGGCCGGGCCAGGGATGCGATCCATCGCCCGATACGGCTATTTCGTGACGTTTCCTCACGAATGGATGGTGCGTGGGCGCACATCCCTTACAGGAGGGCCGCGCCGGCCAGTCTGCGCGGGCGCCTACGTCGGCCGACCGGGAATGGTTGCAGCGGATCACAGTGACATCCATCACGTCGGCTCCCCCCATCAACGTGGTCGGGTAGTACATGGCGGCTGGGCGATATAGGCAGACTTGCCGCCCGGAAACAGACATACGGTGCGCTTGGCCCGACGGCATGCGCCCGCCCCCCTGGCTCACACCGCCCGCCGTGCACAGGCGGCCTCCTGACACAACGCCAGACCCCGGCGCGCTCTGGTACGCCGCGTCAGCACACCCGCGCGCCCGATTCAAGGGCGCTGGGGACTACGAGGCCGGGTAGTAGAAGTGCTCGTTGCCGCCCGCTGACCCAGCTTTTAACAATGACGGCCCCAGAACGCGTCACCGCAGGTCAGGCACGGCATCCCCGCCGAGCCGACCCCACCGGGGCGCACCCGCGACGACCGAGCGAGGCCCGCATGAACAAGCACCGCAGGAAGACGCGCCACCGGCAGATCACCATCGCTGCCCTCGCGCTGAGCGCGCTGGCCATACCGTCCGCCGCCATGGCCTGTATGAACGACCCGGCCGCCGCCAACGCCGCCACGCCCCCCGGCCCGTGGCAGAACGCGTCCCTCAACCAGCCGGGGACGGCCGGCGAGCAGCCCCTCCCGCCCATGCCCACGGCGCCGCCCGCACAGGACGCCACCACACCCGCCTCGAACGCACCCGCCGCGCCCACCGCGTCCCCGAGCTCCCCCGACGCCGAGGCCCCCGCATCCGGTGCCGCAGACCGCATCGTGACCCTGGTCAACAGCGAGCGCAGCAAGGCCGGCTGCTCCCCCGTGACGCTGAACGAGAAGCTCTCCAAGGCCGCCCAGGACCACAGCGCGGACATGGCCAGCCACCAGAACATGTCGCACACCGGATCCGACGGCTCGGACCCGGGGACACGGATCACGCGCGCCGGCTACAGCTGGAGCACCTACGGCGAAAACGTCGCCTACGGATACTCCAGCCCCGAGCAGGTCATGGCCGGCTGGATGTCCAGCCCCGGCCACAAGAAGAACATCCTGAACTGCGGTTTCAAGGAGATCGGCGTCGGCCTCGCCCAGCCCGGCAACTACTGGACACAGGACTTCGGCACCGCCCGCTGAGCACCCGCACCGGCCCTGACACACCAGGGCTGCATCCCCGGCCCTCCCGGCTCCCAACACCGTTTGCCTGTCACGGTGTTGGGAGCCGGGAGGGCCGCCGCGCGCGGGTAAAGCGGCCGGCTCCTTCAGGCTTGGCGCTCCGGTTTGGTGACGCGGAACGCGAACTGGCCGCAGAAGGTGAGCTTGCGCAGGTTCACCAGCGCTGTCCGCCGCCCCGTCTGCTCAGCCCAGCGGTCGATCTCCGTATTGAGCGGGGACTCTTCGTTCCAGTACCGCCCGTAGGTGCTCTTCCGCCCGCCGTGGTAGGCCCGCATGATCAGCGACACCCCGTCCAGGGAGGGCCGGATCTCCTTGAGGGCGAGCCCGGCCTCCTCCAGAAGGACCCGGAAACCGTAGGGCGTGTAGTTCCACAAGCTGAAGGAGTGGTACGGCTCGAACTGGGACGTGCTGCCGATGAACAGCCCGCCCGGCCGCAGCACCCGGCCGACCTCCGCCAGCAACTCCCGCGGATGCGCAACGTGCTCGAAGACCTGGTGCGAGTAGACCAGCGGCACGGTGTCCGAGCCGAAGGGCAGATGGATGCCGTCGAAGTGAACCACCGGCCCACCGTTGCCTGGCCGGTGCTGCGCGGCCTCCGGGGAATCGCGCACGTCGACCCCCACCCACCGCACCGCCGGATCGTGTCGCTTGAACAGCGCGACAGAGGTGCCCCGGCCGCACCCCAGGTCAACCACCCGGTCAGGCGCGCCCGGCGAACTCATCACCTCATCCAGGTAGTAACGCGACGTGACCTGACGGGCGTGGTCGTCGGGAATGCAGTCATACAGGAGGTCCCACAGGTTCGCCATGCCCTGAGGCTACGAACACCCAGCCCGGGCAGGCCGTGAGCCCGCCCGGCGTTTCGCGGCAGCCCCCTCAGGCGGCCGCCCCCTCCGTGAGGGAGCACCCCGGCGCGGCGCGCACCGCCGCGCCGGATGCCGCAGTGGCGCTAGCCGAGCATGCGGTCCAGGTTGAAGGCCGCGCTGATCAGAGCGAGATGAGTGAAGGCCTGAGGGAAATTGCCGCCCTGTTCGCCGGTGCGGCCGATCTCCTCCGCGTACAGGCCCAGATGGTTGGCGTAGGTGAGCATCTTTTCGAACGCCAGGCGCGCCTCGTCCAGCCGGCCCGCGCGGGTGAGCGCCTCGACGTACCAGAACGAGCAGATCGAGAAGGTGCCCTCCTCGCCGGGCAGGCCGTCCGGGCTGGCCTCGGGGTCGTAGCGGTAGACGAGGGAGTCGCAGACCAGGTCCTCGCCCAGCGCGTCCAGCGTGGCCAGCCACTTCGGGTCAGTCGGGGAAATGAACTTCGCCAGCGGCATCATCAGCAACGATGCATCCAGAATGTCGCCGTCCTCGGACTGGACGAAGGCGCCCCGCGCCTCGGACCAGCCCTGGCGCATGATCCGACGGTAAATCGCATCGCGGGCGGCGCCCCAGCGGACCATGTCGGCGGGCAGGCCGCGGTGGCGGGCCAGCCGCATCGCGCGTTCGATCGCCACCCAGCACATCAGCCGCGAGTACAGGAACCTCTTGCGGCCGCCCCGGGTCTCCCAGATGCCCTCATCGCTCTGGTCCCAGTTCCCGCACACCCAGTCGACGAGCTCACTGATCCGCTCCCAGTGATCACTGGAGATCGGTTTGCCCCACTTGTCGTACAGATAGAGGGAGTCGACCAGCGCCCCGTAGATGTCCAGCTGCAGCTGGTCGACGGCGGCGTTGCCGACCCGCACCGGCGCCGAGCCACGGTAGCCCTCCAAATGGGGCAGCACCTGCTCGGGCAGGTCACGGCGCCCGTCGATGCCGTACATGATCTGCAGCGGGTCAGCCGCGCCGGGACCTTCGTCCGCCCCGGACATATCGAGGCGGACGTGTTCGGACAGAAAGCCCATGAATGCCTCGGCCTCGTCGGTGAACCCCAGCCGGAGCAACGCGTACACGCAAAACGCGGCGTCGCGGATCCACACATAGCGGTAGTCCCAGTTGCGTTCGCCGCCGATGTTCTCGGGCAGGCTGGTGGTCGGCGCGGCGATGATCGCACCGGTCGGGGCGTAGGTGAGCAGCTTCAAAGTCAGGGCGGAGCGGTGCACCATCTCCCGCCAGCGGCCGCGGTAGCGGGACTTCGACAGCCATCGCCGCCAGTAGGCGACGGTCGCGTTGAACTCCCGCTCCGCCTCCGCCACCGCGCAAAAACGCGGACCTACGTCCCCGCCGACGCGGTCGATGGTGAAGACCGCGGAGGAGCCCTCGCTCAGCTTGAACAGCGACCACACATCCGGCCCCGCGACCTCGAAGGGCACCGTGGAGGTCAGCGCCAGCCGCAGCGAAGACGACACGAACACGACCTGGCCGGCCTCGGCGTGCACGGTGTGCTCGGCCCGGCCGTAATCGAAGCGGGGGGCGACGCGGGCGCGGAAGGGCAGCGTTCCGCGCACACACACCACACGGCGGATCAAACGGTGCCGGCCCGCCTCACGGGACTCGTCGACCACCGGCATGAAGTCCTGGATCTCGCCCACCCCGTCCTCCGCGAAGAAGCGGGTGATCAGCACATTGGTGTCGGGGAAGTAGAACTGCTTGGTGCGGGCCTCGACGTCCGGGGCGAGTTCGAAGGATCCGCCCCGGTCGGCATCCAGGATCGAGGCGAAGACGCTGGGCGCGTCGAAACGCGGACAGCAGTACCAGTCGATGGTGCCGTTCGTGCCGACCAGAGCAGCGCTGCGCAGATCACCGATCAGACCGTGGTCGGAGATCGGCAGATAACGGGGCGCACCGGCACCCAAGGGGCCACCCGGGCCTCCGCGTGCCCCGCTCCTCGTAGCAGCCTCAGCAGCCGTCACAGCCCTCGCATCAGTCACACCAGTAATGCCACTCGCATCAGGCACGCCAGGCACATCCGGCACGCCAGTCGTATCAGCCACGTCAGCCATACCGGCCTCCCTGAACCCACGCCCGCGCCGCCCCCTTCGACTCCAGGCTAACCAGTCAGGGCCGCCGCAGCCCGCGCTCACCGGGAATGGACCACGGTGCGGGGCGCGGCAGGGGCAGGAAGAAGCGGCCGCGGGGCCGGGGGGCACCGCGATCCGGCGGCCGCAGCGGGCGGCCGCCGGGGGCGGGACGGCTGCCCGGCCGGCGGCAGGCGGGCAAAACGCCCCGACGGGCACGTGGGCGGGTCGGTCCACCGCGCCCGGCCTGGGCTTGGGCATCGACTATGGGCTGCTGGTCGTCTCGCGGTTCCGCGAGGAGATCGCGGCCGGGCACGCCCCGAGCCCGGCCGCGATGCGCACCGTGCACATCGCCGACCACACGATCGTCTTCAGGGCCGCGACGGTCTGCGCCGTGGTCGCGACCGGGGCCACGGCGGCGCTGACCGTCCTGCCGGCCCTGCTCGCACTGCTCGGAGGGCGGGTGAACGCCTGGCCCTTCCGGGGACGCCGCCGCACCCGCGTGGGTGCGGCATCTTGCTGGTGGCAGGCCCTGCCACGCCAGGTCGTACGCCGCCCGCTGCTCGCCGCACTGCCGGTGACCGGCCTGCTGGCGGTGTGCGCCGCCCCGCTCACCACACCGCCGCCCATCGCCGCGTCCCCTGTTGGGCGAAGCTGAAAATGCCGAAGGGATGTCGACAACGGCGGACGAGCAGGCCCCGCTCGTGTGGTCCCTGGCGGTTGTGGGCAAGATGCGTTCTGGTCGGCAAGGTGTCGGCAGTTCAGGCAGGCCGCATGAATCGCCTCACCGCGAGGCCTTCGCATGTCATCTTCGCGCCAAGTCCGTGGCGGGAGCGATGACCCAATGGTTACTTCTCAGAACCCGGTCCGCGAACGTCACGTCGCATTCGGCGATGAGCCGGAAACCAAGAGATCGGCAGATGCCGTTCGAGGCCCCGTTGCTCGTTGCCGGGAACGCGTGCACGTCGCCCCAGCGGTCCTCGTCCCGAGCCAGTTCGAGCAGGGTACGGACCGCCAGCTTGCCCAGGCCGCGCCCCTGGAACTGCGGCAGGACCATCCATCCGATCTCCGACATGAGCCCGTCGCCGGTGTCATGGGACCAGATGGTCACCGACCCGGCCACCACGTCGGGTGTATCCGGATCAGGGACGATCATCTTGATCCAGGCGTCATCGGCCGCCGCCTCCAGGGCATCTCGACGCACTTTGTCTTCCATGCCTTCAGGCGGCAGTGGTCCGCCGAGGTGAGCCATCATGGCCGGATCACACCGCATCCGGACATAGGCGCCGACGTCGTCCGGCGTGACATTGCGCAACTGCACCGAATCCTCCTTACTTCACCCGGGATGCTCACATGATCCAAGGGGCCGGTCATCAGCGGCAGTTACTCCGCTCGTGCTGCCGGAACCGGCCCGTCCTCCGCAGCTTTCCACGACCTGCACAGCCCGGGCTGTGCAGTCGAGGACTTCGGGACTGGGTGCTCGGCGCGGAAGTGCCGAGCAGCCGCGCGGCATCCCGCACTCGACACTCACCGAGTCCCGCATTCCCGCTCAGGCAGCACCCCTGGAACCAGAACCCGAACCGGAATCCCGGCACCACGGCAACGGACACAGCGACGGGGTGAAGGCCGTTGAAGACCTTCACCCCGTCGAGTAGGGCGCCGCAGTCCGAGCGTCAACAATCCGTCCGGTCCACCGGCAAGAGCGGGTCAGACAGCGTCACCGCCGTCACCAACCCTGATGCAACCGGCACCATTACCACTCTTCACCACCTCCGTCCCCGCCGCCCATGTCGGTGCCGCCCTCCTCGGAGCCACCCATGTCGGTGCCGCCCTCCTCAGAGCCACCCATGTCGGTGCCGCCCTCCTCAGAGCCACCCATGTCGGTGCCGCCCCCCTCGGAGCCACCCATGTCGGTGCCGCCCTCCTCAGAGCCACCCATGTCGGTGCCGCCCCCCATGTCGGTGCCGCCCTCCTCAGAGCCACCCATGTCGGTGCCGCCCTCGGTAGTACTGGTGCCGTCCTCGGCACCCGAACCGGTGCCGTCCTCGGTACCCATACCCGTGCCGTCCTCGGTACCCATACCCGTGCCGTCCTCGGCACCCGTACCCGTGCCGTCCTCGGCACCCGTACCCGTGCCGTCCTCGGCACCCGTACCCGTGCCGTCCTCAGCACCCGAACCGGTGCCGTCCTCAGCACCCGAACCGGTGCCGTCCTCAGCACCCGTACCCGTGCCGTCCTCAGCACCCGAACCGGTGCCGTCCTCAGCACCCGAACCGGTGCCGTCCTCAGCACCCGAACCGGTGCCGTCCTCAGCACCCGAACCGGTGCCGTCCTCAGCACCCGAACCGGTGCCGTCCTCAGCACCCGTACCCGTGCCGTCCTCAGCACCCGTACCCGTGCCGTCCTCAGCACCCGAACCGGTGCCGTCCTCAGCACCCGTACCCGTGCCGTCCTCAGCACCCGTACCCGTGCCGTCCTCAGCACCCGTACCCGTGCCGTCCTCAGCACCCGTACCCGTGCCGTCCTCAGCACCCGTACCCGTGCCGTCCTCAGCACCCGTACCCGGCTCTTCCTTGGGCTCCTCCTTGGGCTCCTCCTTCGGCTCCTCCTTCGGCTCCGGCTTCGGCTCCGGCTTCGGCTCCGGCTTCGGCTCCGGCTTCGGCTCCGGCTTCGGCTCAGGCTTCGGCTCAGGCTTCGGCTCCGGCTTCGGCTCAGGCTTCGGCTCCGGCTTCGGCTTCGGCTTGTGCGGATCCTCCTTCCAGTGGTCCTTGTCCTTGTAGTCCCAGTGGCGGTCGTCGTGATGCTTGTCCCAGTAGTAGTGGTTGTGGGTGTCCATGAAGTAGTACTTGTGGTGGTCCTTCCACACGTAGTACGTCTTGTAGTGGCCATCCCAGTAGTACCGGTGGTGCTTACCCCAGCAGTAGTGCTTCTTGTACTTCCTGTCCCAGTGACGCTTGTGCTTCTTGTCCCAGCAGTAATGCTTGTGATGCTTGCCCTTGCCCCCGGCAGCAATAGCCGCCACCGACGCCTCGGCCGCCGGCGCCGCCGTAGCCGCGGCAGCCGGCAGGACAACGCCCCCGGCCACCACCACGGACGACGCCACCACCGCGGCGACACTGAGCCGACGCCCGGAACCGCCACTACCGCGCTTACGGATCACACGAGTCATGTTTTTCTCCTCCTGATAGCGAAAAGTGATTTCCACATACTCGGGCGCCTCGTTTTCTTTCCGGTCTTTCCGGTCTTTGCGTCGATCCGGTCTTTCCGGTGAGGCCCGCACCACCAGTAGGCCCGAAACGGACAACACGGTCACGTTCCGGAAACTCGGGACTTGACACACTCAAAAACAACAAGTAAAAGCCCCCGCGATAACGCA
This genomic interval from Streptomyces dengpaensis contains the following:
- a CDS encoding glycoside hydrolase family 15 protein — protein: MGAGAPRYLPISDHGLIGDLRSAALVGTNGTIDWYCCPRFDAPSVFASILDADRGGSFELAPDVEARTKQFYFPDTNVLITRFFAEDGVGEIQDFMPVVDESREAGRHRLIRRVVCVRGTLPFRARVAPRFDYGRAEHTVHAEAGQVVFVSSSLRLALTSTVPFEVAGPDVWSLFKLSEGSSAVFTIDRVGGDVGPRFCAVAEAEREFNATVAYWRRWLSKSRYRGRWREMVHRSALTLKLLTYAPTGAIIAAPTTSLPENIGGERNWDYRYVWIRDAAFCVYALLRLGFTDEAEAFMGFLSEHVRLDMSGADEGPGAADPLQIMYGIDGRRDLPEQVLPHLEGYRGSAPVRVGNAAVDQLQLDIYGALVDSLYLYDKWGKPISSDHWERISELVDWVCGNWDQSDEGIWETRGGRKRFLYSRLMCWVAIERAMRLARHRGLPADMVRWGAARDAIYRRIMRQGWSEARGAFVQSEDGDILDASLLMMPLAKFISPTDPKWLATLDALGEDLVCDSLVYRYDPEASPDGLPGEEGTFSICSFWYVEALTRAGRLDEARLAFEKMLTYANHLGLYAEEIGRTGEQGGNFPQAFTHLALISAAFNLDRMLG
- a CDS encoding CAP domain-containing protein, which encodes MNKHRRKTRHRQITIAALALSALAIPSAAMACMNDPAAANAATPPGPWQNASLNQPGTAGEQPLPPMPTAPPAQDATTPASNAPAAPTASPSSPDAEAPASGAADRIVTLVNSERSKAGCSPVTLNEKLSKAAQDHSADMASHQNMSHTGSDGSDPGTRITRAGYSWSTYGENVAYGYSSPEQVMAGWMSSPGHKKNILNCGFKEIGVGLAQPGNYWTQDFGTAR
- a CDS encoding IS1380 family transposase; the encoded protein is MQVSHTPAAVSAVFDDPNLIAHAGLVPVMRLAERCGLPRLVAAKVKLTGARNGAGAAAEAKVTSIVGGMAAGADSIDDLHILRHGAMPAVFAGIRAPSTLGTFLRAFTHGHALQLHAVHRRFLAALAAHTPLLPGSDAMAFIDVDSTHKRVYGRTKQGAEYGRFKGIRTLHPLLATICTPHARPVIAGVRMRRGKAADSRGAPKFVSEALATAVEAGCTGMRILRADSQFYNAGVIAACHRAGAHFSITTGMNPSIKRAVHSIPDDAWQHISYPTAVPDPETGELISDAEVAEIPQYSAFASRKRSERVTARLIVRRVRDLAKPAVMGEQGELFPVWRYHPFFTDQPAATLQAEREHRHHAVVEQVIADTKAGALTHLPSGHFHANAAWLTLWAMTYNLLRATGALTSPFHTKATTATLRSHLVQVPARIARSARRITLHLPHNWPWQHAWTHLFDTVHDPPAPA
- a CDS encoding MMPL family transporter, with product MGIDYGLLVVSRFREEIAAGHAPSPAAMRTVHIADHTIVFRAATVCAVVATGATAALTVLPALLALLGGRVNAWPFRGRRRTRVGAASCWWQALPRQVVRRPLLAALPVTGLLAVCAAPLTTPPPIAASPVGRS
- a CDS encoding GNAT family N-acetyltransferase, coding for MQLRNVTPDDVGAYVRMRCDPAMMAHLGGPLPPEGMEDKVRRDALEAAADDAWIKMIVPDPDTPDVVAGSVTIWSHDTGDGLMSEIGWMVLPQFQGRGLGKLAVRTLLELARDEDRWGDVHAFPATSNGASNGICRSLGFRLIAECDVTFADRVLRSNHWVIAPATDLARR
- a CDS encoding methyltransferase domain-containing protein, whose product is MANLWDLLYDCIPDDHARQVTSRYYLDEVMSSPGAPDRVVDLGCGRGTSVALFKRHDPAVRWVGVDVRDSPEAAQHRPGNGGPVVHFDGIHLPFGSDTVPLVYSHQVFEHVAHPRELLAEVGRVLRPGGLFIGSTSQFEPYHSFSLWNYTPYGFRVLLEEAGLALKEIRPSLDGVSLIMRAYHGGRKSTYGRYWNEESPLNTEIDRWAEQTGRRTALVNLRKLTFCGQFAFRVTKPERQA
- a CDS encoding zeta toxin family protein; translation: MTAPGDAARYLLPEAVNRRIFSEQIVPDLLSGRTPQQTPAVVFLVGQPGAGKSRVTAMVAEVLNKRGGFVDVDSDLYKPFHPRYDELLAQDDKLMAAYTRADGRSWMAKAHEYVREHRLNAVIQETSQDAVAVERTMLAYRQAGFRVEAMFLAVSQAQSDQGIVNRYFEQVAERGHGRLTVQANADQSYRGILDLADRIDVARPADQVAVFRRGEGAPRYTNTVTAGRWQSEPGLRAAVETERSRPWTAKESADFRAVQHKLRTHMGPEWSERLDRIDALAAGLMTPAGQPERGPAAAARARSTTPGTPPGTTPGTTPGTTPGTTPRATPGTPSVPGQGAAPGATGQPAHLRRSGPERPRGRGPGA